The Blastomonas sp. SL216 DNA window AACGGCCAGATGCTGGGGGGAAGAATATGATAATCGTGGTTCTTTGTTCCGGCCATCTCTCTGGTCCCCGTCGTCCCTTAAACGTCTTGTGCTAAGCCCTTAACTGCCCTTTTTCGCCTGGTCCAGCGGGTAAAAGGTGTAGCTGAGGGTAATCTCTTCGATATCCTTGGTGTCCGGATCGGTCAGGATCGCGGGATCCACATAATAGATCACCGGCATCCGCACCTTCTCACCCGGCGCCAGCGTCTGCTCGGTGAAGCAGAAGCACTGCACCTTGGCGAAATAACGCCCGGCCTGGGTCGGCGTGACGTTGAACGTTGCGGTCCCGGTCACCGGCTTGCTCGACAAATTGGTGGCAGTGAACGCCGCCATGTCGCGCGCGCCGATGGTGATCTTTTCGGTCGGATTTTCCGGCTTGAAACGCCACGGAAGCGCCGAGGACACATTCGAATCGAACCGCACTGTGATGACCTTGTCGGTCACCGCAACCTTGGCTGCATCCGCTTCGCTGACCTTCATCGTCGTGCCACCAAAGCCGGTCGCCTCGCAGAAGATGCGGTAGAGCGGCACGGCAGCATAGCCCAGGCCCAGCATGGCCAGCGCCAGGCTGAGCGCGATGATCCCTGCCCGCCGGTTGCGGCGCGCCATGTCGGGGCTGATCGCAGCGCTGCTCATCCCCACACCCCGATCTTCACGATGGTGATGACATAGAACAGCACGCACAAGGCGATGAGGATACCGGCCATGAACAGCGCGCGGCTGCGCTGGCGGGCGCGCAACTGAGCGAGCACTGCAGGATCGCTGAAATCGGGGGTCGGGCGATCGGTCATGCCGCGATCACCGGAACCACCGCGCGGTCGACGACCACGGCGGCAAAGATCAGGAACAGATAGACGATCGAATAGGCGAACAGCTGCTTTTCGGGCTTGAGCGCATCGCCCTCGCCCGCCGTGCGGAAACCGACGCGCGCAGCCAGCGCCACGAAGATTGCCGACAGCACGAACGCGCTGATGCCATAGGTCCAGCCGACCAGGCCCAGTGCGGCGGGTGCCATCACGGTGGCGAGCAGCACCAGCGAATAGCCGAACACCTGATGGCGCGTGGACTTTTCACCCGCGACATTGGGCATCATCGGAATGCCGACGCGCGCATAATCCATCTTCACGAACAGCGCGAGCGCCCAGAAATGCGGCGGGGTCCAGAAGAAGATGATCGAGAACAGCAGGATCGGCAGCATCGTGACATCGCCGGTCACGGCGGCCCAGCCGATCACCGGCGGAAACGCCCCTGCCCCGCCACCGATGACGATGTTCTGCGGCGTGTTGGGCTTCAGCCAGATCGTGTAGATCACGGCATAATAGAAGACCGAAAAGGCCAGGATCCCGGCGGCGAGCCAGTTGACCGCCAGCCCCATGATGACGACCGAAAAGCCCGACAGCGCCAGGCCGAACTGCAACGCAGCCTCACGCTCCATGCGCCCGGCAGGGATCGGACGGTTGGCGGTGCGCTTCATCAGCGCGTCGAGATCGGATTCGTAATACTGGTTGAGCGCGGCGGCACCGCCTGCGCCCATCGCGATGCACAGGATCGCGACAAAGCCGATGACCGGATGGATATGGCCCGGCGCGGCCAGCAGGCCGCACAGGCCGGTGAACACCACCAGACGGATCACGCCCGGCTTGGTCAGCGCCCAGAAATCGCGCCAGTGCGCGGGCATAAGCACGCCCTGCTGGGCGGCCATGGCTCCGGTCTGCGCCTGAATCTGCGGTACGGCTTCGGTCATGCTCATGTCGGTACCCATATGGCAAACCCCTCGCCGGCATGGTGAGGGGTGCCGGGCCGGTTCGGGTTGCCCCTTACCGGCCCTGTCGGAGTTGCGAAGCTGCTGCGATCACTTGATGACGGGCAGCGTTTCGAACTGGTGGAACGGCGGCGGACTGGACAGGGTCCATTCCAGCGTCGTTGCACCTTCGCCCCAGTAGTTGCCTTCCGCACGACGACCGGCAACCAGCGCATAGGCGATGTTGATGAAGAAGATCAGCATGCCGGCGGCCATGATGGCGTAACCCAGCGAGGCGATCTCGTTCCAGTAGGCGAAGGCTTCCGGATAATCGGGGTAGCGACGCGGCATGCCCTGACGGCCCAGGAAGTGCATCGGGAAGAACAGAACGTTCACGCCGACGAAGAACACCCAGAAGTGCAGGTGGCCGAGCAGCTCGCTATAGTGACGGCCGCTCATCTTCGGGAACCAGTAGTAAAAACCGGCGAAGATCGAGAACACCGCGCCCAGCGAGAGCACATAGTGGAAGTGCGCGACCACGTAGTAGGTGTCGTGCATGTTGTCGTCGACGCCGCCATTGGCGAGAACGACGCCGGTGACGCCACCAACGGTGAACATGAAGATGAAGCCCAGCGCCCAGACCATCGGGGTCTTGAAGGTGAGCGAACCGCCCCACATCGTCGCGATCCACGAGAAGATCTTGATGCCGGTGGGCACCGCGATGACCATGGTTGCGGCGGTGAAGTACATCTTCATGTTAACCGACAGACCGACGGTGAACATGTGGTGCGCCCACACCACGAAGCCGACGACGCCGATGGCGACCATGGCATAGGCCATGCCGAGATAGCCGAACACGGGCTTCTTCGAGAAGGTTGCGATGATGTGGCTGATCATGCCGAATCCGGGCAGGATCATGATGTACACTTCAGGGTGGCCGAAGAACCAGAACAGGTGCTGGTAGAGAACCGGGTCACCACCGCCTGCGGCGTTGAAGAAGGCCGAACCGAAGTTGCGGTCGGTCAGCAGCATGGTGATGGCAGCGGCCAGAACCGGCAGCGAGAGGAGAAGCAGGAACGCGGTCACCAGCATCGACCACACGAACAGCGGCATCTTGTTGAGCGTCATGCCCGGAGCGCGCATGTTGAAGATGGTGGTGATGAAGTTGATGGCACCCAGGATCGACGAGGCACCGGCAAGGTGCAGCGACAGGATGGCAAGGTCAACTGCGGGGCCAACCGAACCGCTGGTCGACAGCGGCGCGTAGACCGTCCAGCCGGTACCAGCCCCCAGGCCCGAACCGCCGGGCACGAAAGTCGAGCCGAGCAGCAGCAGGAACGCGGGGATCAGCAGCCAGAACGAGATATTGTTCATCCGCGGGAAGGCCATGTCCGGCGCGCCGATCATGATCGGAACGAACCAGTTGCCGAAGCCGCCGACCATGGCGGGCATCACCATGAAGAACACCATGATCAGACCGTGCGCCGTGATCAGCACGTTCCACATGTGATAGGCCTGGTCGAGCGTGGCTTCGCTGCCCTGCATCATCGTGGCCCAGCCCTGCAGATACTGCACGCCGGGCTGCGCGAGTTCCATGCGCATCAGGCCGGAAATCGCACCGCCGATGATCCCCGCGACGATCGCGAAGATCAGGTACAGCGTACCGATGTCCTTGTGGTTGGTCGACATGAACCAGCGCTGGAAAAACGCGGGCTTGTGATCGTCATGTGCATGATCATGGTCATGCAGATCGGCCGGATTGGCTGCAATCGTGGTCATGGTCTTGCCCTGTCCTTACTGAGCGGCTGCAGGAGCGGCAGCGGCTGCGGCCGCGCCTTCTGCTGCGGGAGTGGTGGTGGCGGCTGCCGAAACTGCGGCGGGTGCTGCAGCGGCGGGAGCGGCGGCGGCGACTTCATCGCCCTTGACGGTGCCGCCCTGCGAACGGACCCATGCGTCGAACTTGGCGCGCGGAAGCGCTTCGACGGCGATCGGCATGAAGCCGTGACGCGCGCCGCACAGTTCGGAGCACTGGCCGTAATAGACGCCCGGTTCCTTGATGATCAGCATCTTCTCGTTCGAACGACCGGGAACGGCATCCATCTTGAACCAGAGCGAAGGCACCGCGAAGCTGTGGATCACGTCCGATGCGGTGGTGATGATGCGGATCGGCTCACCGGCGGGGACGACCATGCGGTTGTCCACCGCAAGCTGGTGCGGCTCGCCGCGCTTGGCGGCATCTTCTTCGCTCAGCATGTTCGACACGACTTCGAAGTCGCCATTGTCGGGATAGCTATAGCCCCAGTACCACTGATAGCCGGTCACCTTGACGGTCACGGCATCGGCGGGGGCCGGCTTGTACTGCTTGGCGAGCAGATCGATCGAAGGGACGGCAACACCGACCAGGATGAGCACCGGAACCAGCGTCCAGATAACCTCGATGGTGGTGTTATGCGTGACCTTCGACGCCACCGGGTTGGCGGCAGCGCGATAGCGCACGATGATCCAGATCAGCAGACCCAGCACCAGCAGCGAGATCGCGACGATGATCGGCAGCAGGACCGACGTGTCGAGCCAGTGCGCATATTCGCCAAGCTCGGAATACTGGTCCTGGAAATCGATGCCCTTGTCGACGGGCATGCCCTTGCCGGCGGTGGGCGCCATCGGCGTGTAGCTCGAATCGAGCGCCGATGCGGCAGCGTCAGCCGGGGCAGCTTCAGCGGCAGCGGCCGGAGCGGCAGCTTCAGGCGCTGCAGCTGCGGGCGCGGCTTGCGCGCTGGGGGTGGGCGCCGTCACCGGCGGAGCGGGCGGCGTCTGGGCCAGCGCCATCGGCGCGGTAACGAGAACAAGGGCTGCGAAACCAATAGATTTCGTCCAAGATGCGAACGCCATTCGTAGAATGTCCCTGTATAGGCAGGGCATCCGTCCACGTCCCATAGTGCCGGATCACTGCCGTGTTTGCGTCATAGCTACAGGTGCCTATACGCAGGCTTGCCGCCAGTCTCAAGCCAATCTAGGGATATTTTTTAAGCGGAGGTTCAGCTTGGCGACCCCCTGCCCGGCGACGCTACGTAAAGGGTATATCAAGATGCAGGATGATGACATTCTGGCCGAATTTCGCGCCAGCCAGGCCTTGCTGGAGGGGCATTTCATCCTCTCGTCCGGGCTGCACAGCGCGCACTATCTGCAGTGCGCCCGGGTGCTGATGGACCCGATGCGCGCCTCGCGCCTGGCGAGCGCACTCGCCGCGCGGATGCCGCGCGATCTGCGGGCGCAGATCGACCTTGTCGTATCGCCCGCGATGGGCGGCCTTATAATAGGGCATGAAATGGGACGCGCGCTGGGCGTCGAGGCGATGTTCGTCGAACGCCCCACTGGCACCTTCGAACTGCGCCGCGGATTTGCCATCAAGCCGGGCCAGAAGGTGCTGCTGATGGAGGATGTCGTCACCACCGGCCTTTCCTCGCGCGAGGCGATTGCGGCAGTCAATGAAGCCGGCGGCCAGGTTATCGCCGCCGGTGCGCTGGTCGACCGCTCCGCCGGAGAAGCCTCGCTAGGTGTGCCCTTCTTCCCGCTGATTTCGCTCAACTTCCCGAGCTATCCCGCCGATTCGTTGCCGCCGGAACTGGCCGCAGTGCCCGCCACCAAACCGGGCAGCCGCAAGGAACCCGAAGCAGCATGAGCGCCGCATTCCGGCGCGCCCTGGGGGCCGCAGCCACGCTGGCAGGACTGATGCTGGCCACACCTTCGGCTGCGCAATCGTCCGAGGCCCGCATCGACGCCGCTGCCAGCAGCGCGCGCTTTGCCGGTGTGGTGCTCGCAGCAAAGGGCGATTCCGTGATCGTCCGCAAAAGCTATGACAGCCCGATCCCGCCGGGCATGCTCAGCGACTATGAGGAGCCGTTCGACCTCGGCATCCGCTGGCGCTGGGCCTCGGTCACCAAGCAGGTGATCGCGGTGCTGATCATGCAGCAGGTCGAGGCCGGACGGATCGACCTGGATGCGCCCTTGTCGCGCTATCTGCCGGGCTTTGCCTCTGCCAATGCAGACAAGGCCAGCGTGCGGCAGTTGCTCAAGCATCAGGCCGGTCTGCCCAATCCCGATGACAGCCCGCGCGACGGCGATGCCCTGCCCGCTTATTATGGCCATGGCTATACCGGCAGCCGCGACCCGATGACGGGCTATTGCGCCGGAACACCCAAGGCTGCGCCCGGTGGCAATTGGGAGTATAACAATTGCGATTTCATCGTCGCCGGTGCGCTGCTGGAGGCGGTCACGGGCACGCCCTGGCCGCAACTGGTGGCAGAGCGCATCGCCACCCCGCTCAAGACCCAGACGCTGAACACGTCCGTGCTGCCCGATAGGCTCCCCTATCAGTTCGAGATCGGCGAATTCGGCACCAGAGTTCCCGAACGCCCATTCGATCTGAGCGCCTTCGGCGCGTCGGGCGGCTTGTTCGGCACCGTTGACGATCTGTGGCATTTCGACCGGGCCCTGATGACCGGACAGCTGATCGGTGCCGAAGCCCTGGCGCAATTGTGGCAGAGCAGCCCGGAGCAGGGCTTTATCGCCATGGGCCAATGGGTCTACGAGGTGCCGATTGCCGGATGCGATGCGCCGGTGCGCATCGTCGAACGGCGCGGTTCGATCGGCGGCACCGCCGTGCGCAACTTCATTCTGCCAGACAAGGATATCGTCGTGATTGCCTTTACCAACCGGGGCGCGTTCGAGTCAGGGTTCGGCGAACCCTGGCAGGGCAAGGGATTCAGCCATGACCTGATCAGCGCAGCGGCGTGCCCGGCATGACCCATCACCTGCGTCTGGGCGTCAACATCGACCATGTCGCCACCATCCGCAACGCGCGCGGCGGCGATCACCCCGATCCGATGCGCGCGGTGCGGATCGTGCAGCAGGCGGGCGGCGACGGCATCACCGTGCACCTGCGCGAGGACCGGCGGCATATCCGCGACAGCGATCTCGACACGATCATGGCCGGGGCCACGCTGCCGATCAATCTGGAGATGGCCGCGACCGAGGAGATGCTCGAGATCGCACTGCGCCACAAGCCGCATGCCGCGTGCATCGTGCCCGAAAAGCGCGAGGAGCGGACCACCGAGGGCGGGCTGGATGCGGCGGGCATGCACAACACGCTGGCGCCGATGGTCGGCCGCCTGACCGATGCGGGCATCCGGGTCAGCCTTTTCATTGAGCCCGAGGCGCGGCAGATCGAGGCGGCGATGCAACTGGCCGCGCCCGTGGTCGAGCTGCACACCGGACGCTATGCCCATCTGTGGCTGGACGAGGATGCTGCCGGGATCGAGGTGGAGCTGCGCCGAATCGCCGACGCCGCTGCCCTATGCGCCAAGAACGGCATCGAACCGCATGCGGGCCACGGCCTCACCTTCGACAATGTCCAGCCGATCGCCGCGATTCCCCAGCTCGCCGAACTGAACATCGGCCATTATCTGATCGGCGAGGCGATATTCGACGGGCTGGAAGCCAGCATCCGCCGCATGCGTCAGCTGATGGACGAAGCGCGATGAGCTTTGCGACGCGGAAAGTTCGCGCGCTAAACCCCTCTCCCTTTACGGGAGAGGGAGCGAGACTTGGCAGCTCGCTGCCTAGTCGCAGCGGGAGAGGGCTGATGCGCTATGCCGCCCCCCCTCTCCAAGAGTTGCTAGGCGGCAAGCCGCCAAGCCAACTCTTTCCTCCCCCGCAAGTGGGGAGGAGAGTTTCATGATCATCGGCCTGGGCTCTGACCTGTGCAATATCGAGCGGATCCGGAATTCGCTCGAGCGCTTCGGCACCCGGTTCGAAAAGCGCGTGTTTACCGAGGTCGAGCAGGCCAAGGCCAATCGCCGCCCGTTCACCAAGGCCGGTACGCTCGCCAAGCGCTTTGCCGCCAAGGAAGCTTTTTCGAAGGCGGTGGGAACCGGGTTCAAGGCCGGAGTGTTCATGAAGGATATCGGCGTGGTCAATGCCCCTTCCGGCGCGCCGACACTTCACCTGACCGGGGGCGCGAAGGCACGGCTGGACAGCATGATTCCTGCAGGCCACAGTGCCGTCATTCATCTCACGCTCACCGACGATCATCCATGGGCTCAGGCCTTCGTCATTATCGAGGCGCGGCCCGTTGACTGACAGCCCCCCGCCCCGTCCGGCCCCGAAAGACCCCGAAATGGCACCAGAATCTTCCGATATCGCGATGGAAGCACAGGACGCGCGCGCGCCCGAGGCGGAAAAGCCGGTCAACTGGTTCGAAGAGATTCGCGGGCTGTTCCTGCTGCTGCTCGCGGTGCTGGCCTTTCATTCGCTGGTCGCCAAGCCCTTCTACATCCCGACCATGTCGATGATGCCCAATCTGCTGGTCGGCGACCGGCTGGTGGTCACCAAATATCCCTATGGCTGGTCGTGGGTGTCGGTGTCGTTCCACCTGTTGCCGCCGATGAAGGGGCGGATCATGGGATCGACCCCCGAATATGGCGATATCGTCATCGCCACCCCGCCGGGCGGCAGCAGCGATTATATCAAGCGCGTCATCGGCCGCCCCGGCGACACGATCGAAGTCCGCCAGGGCCGCGTCATCCTGAACGGCAAGGAAGTCTCTCGCGCGGTGCAGCCCAATCTTCTGCTGCCGGTGGACACCAATTCGCCCTGCAACGCCAGCGACTTCCCGATGCTGAAGATGCGCGGTGCGGACGGCAAATTCTATTGCGAGCTGCCGATCATCCGCGAAACGCTGCCCAATGGCGTGTCGTACAACACCATCGACCTTGGCCCCGATTACCCGCTGGACAATTACGGGCCGTACAAGGTCCCCGCCGGCCATGTCTTCCTGATGGGCGACAATCGCGACCGCAGCGCCGACAGTCGCGCCAGCCTGGAAGAGCTGGGCCTGGGCGGCGCAGTGCCGCTGGAGAATATCGGCGGCCGCGCAGAAATCGTCACCTTCTCGCTCGACGGCAACACCAGCTGGAACCCGCTGAGCTGGTGGGACTCGCTGCGCGGCGACCGCGCGGGCACAAGCCTGCGCCCCGACAAGGGGTGAGCCTGCACCTCGCCTCTCCCCTCCCTTCAGGGAGGGGAAGGTCCGGCTAGCCGGACCGGGGTGGGAAGGGAGCACGACCCTCCGCGCAGACCCACCCCGCCCTGCGGGCACCCCTCCCCACGGGGAGGGGAGAGGTTGATGGGAATGGCGATAGCGTCAATTGGGCTTGCGCTTGGCCAGCAGCATCTCGGCAATCTTGTAGGTGCGCTCGTTGTCGACATCGACCGCATAGGCGCCCTCCGACAGCAGCAGCGCGCGCACCTTCACCTTGAAGCGCCGCGAGATCGCGGCCATCGCGCCATCGACGCTCCACCAGCCCAGCCGGAAGCGCACGAGGTTGAGCAGCCCGAAGGCCTGCGCGATCCGCCCCTTGGTCTTGATGAACTGCCCGCCGGCGCGGAACGCCTCGGCCGCGCGGAAAGATGCCGCATCGCGCAACCAATAGGCGTTGCAGTTCGAGATCGCCATGTCGCTGAATTCGTAGAAGCGCCGCTGCGCCTCGGGATGTTCGGCGAGGATCGAGGATTTCTCGGCAATCGCAATCACCGCGCCCGCGCCTTCGCGCATGCCGAAATCGTGGATCGAACGGATTTCCTCCGCCGTCACCAGCACATTGTCGCCGGTGGTAATCATCATCGGGAACGGGCTGCCCCCCTCCTCGATCACCGCCTCGATGCTCTCGACAATGCCTTCGCGCGACACGCTCATGCGCAGCCGCCCGCTTTGCGTCAGCTTCTGCACCGCCGGCAGATCGGCGATCACCGCCGGATCGTGGATCGACACCCAGATCGGACTGTCCGGCCAGGCATGCTCCACGCCTTCCAGCACCCATTGCAGCAGCGCCTTGCCCTGGATCGGCACATTGCACTTGTGCGTGACCCCTGCAGCCTCTGCCAAGGGATCGAGCTTGCCGTCGCGCTTGCCGGCGAGGATGACGATATGCGGCGATGTCATGCGGGACCCTTCTTGAAACTGCGCGGCCTATAGGGCCGCAAGGCGCGGCCCACAAGGCCGCTACGCCCCCTTCCCTTTGCCGCTCCAGCCGCTAAGGACGCAATCGGATGAACTTTCGCTGAAGGACCGTTTATGGCTGAAACGCTGAACATTGCGCTGGTCGGGCTGGGCACCGTGGGCGCAGGCGTGATCCGGCTGGTCGAGGAAAATGCGGCGCTGATCGCGCGGCGCGCGGGCAAGCC harbors:
- the coxB gene encoding cytochrome c oxidase subunit II yields the protein MALAQTPPAPPVTAPTPSAQAAPAAAAPEAAAPAAAAEAAPADAAASALDSSYTPMAPTAGKGMPVDKGIDFQDQYSELGEYAHWLDTSVLLPIIVAISLLVLGLLIWIIVRYRAAANPVASKVTHNTTIEVIWTLVPVLILVGVAVPSIDLLAKQYKPAPADAVTVKVTGYQWYWGYSYPDNGDFEVVSNMLSEEDAAKRGEPHQLAVDNRMVVPAGEPIRIITTASDVIHSFAVPSLWFKMDAVPGRSNEKMLIIKEPGVYYGQCSELCGARHGFMPIAVEALPRAKFDAWVRSQGGTVKGDEVAAAAPAAAAPAAVSAAATTTPAAEGAAAAAAAPAAAQ
- a CDS encoding serine hydrolase — translated: MSAAFRRALGAAATLAGLMLATPSAAQSSEARIDAAASSARFAGVVLAAKGDSVIVRKSYDSPIPPGMLSDYEEPFDLGIRWRWASVTKQVIAVLIMQQVEAGRIDLDAPLSRYLPGFASANADKASVRQLLKHQAGLPNPDDSPRDGDALPAYYGHGYTGSRDPMTGYCAGTPKAAPGGNWEYNNCDFIVAGALLEAVTGTPWPQLVAERIATPLKTQTLNTSVLPDRLPYQFEIGEFGTRVPERPFDLSAFGASGGLFGTVDDLWHFDRALMTGQLIGAEALAQLWQSSPEQGFIAMGQWVYEVPIAGCDAPVRIVERRGSIGGTAVRNFILPDKDIVVIAFTNRGAFESGFGEPWQGKGFSHDLISAAACPA
- the pyrE gene encoding orotate phosphoribosyltransferase, with protein sequence MQDDDILAEFRASQALLEGHFILSSGLHSAHYLQCARVLMDPMRASRLASALAARMPRDLRAQIDLVVSPAMGGLIIGHEMGRALGVEAMFVERPTGTFELRRGFAIKPGQKVLLMEDVVTTGLSSREAIAAVNEAGGQVIAAGALVDRSAGEASLGVPFFPLISLNFPSYPADSLPPELAAVPATKPGSRKEPEAA
- a CDS encoding NTP transferase domain-containing protein encodes the protein MTSPHIVILAGKRDGKLDPLAEAAGVTHKCNVPIQGKALLQWVLEGVEHAWPDSPIWVSIHDPAVIADLPAVQKLTQSGRLRMSVSREGIVESIEAVIEEGGSPFPMMITTGDNVLVTAEEIRSIHDFGMREGAGAVIAIAEKSSILAEHPEAQRRFYEFSDMAISNCNAYWLRDAASFRAAEAFRAGGQFIKTKGRIAQAFGLLNLVRFRLGWWSVDGAMAAISRRFKVKVRALLLSEGAYAVDVDNERTYKIAEMLLAKRKPN
- a CDS encoding heme o synthase, giving the protein MAAQQGVLMPAHWRDFWALTKPGVIRLVVFTGLCGLLAAPGHIHPVIGFVAILCIAMGAGGAAALNQYYESDLDALMKRTANRPIPAGRMEREAALQFGLALSGFSVVIMGLAVNWLAAGILAFSVFYYAVIYTIWLKPNTPQNIVIGGGAGAFPPVIGWAAVTGDVTMLPILLFSIIFFWTPPHFWALALFVKMDYARVGIPMMPNVAGEKSTRHQVFGYSLVLLATVMAPAALGLVGWTYGISAFVLSAIFVALAARVGFRTAGEGDALKPEKQLFAYSIVYLFLIFAAVVVDRAVVPVIAA
- a CDS encoding cytochrome c oxidase assembly protein, translating into MSSAAISPDMARRNRRAGIIALSLALAMLGLGYAAVPLYRIFCEATGFGGTTMKVSEADAAKVAVTDKVITVRFDSNVSSALPWRFKPENPTEKITIGARDMAAFTATNLSSKPVTGTATFNVTPTQAGRYFAKVQCFCFTEQTLAPGEKVRMPVIYYVDPAILTDPDTKDIEEITLSYTFYPLDQAKKGS
- the ctaD gene encoding cytochrome c oxidase subunit I produces the protein MTTIAANPADLHDHDHAHDDHKPAFFQRWFMSTNHKDIGTLYLIFAIVAGIIGGAISGLMRMELAQPGVQYLQGWATMMQGSEATLDQAYHMWNVLITAHGLIMVFFMVMPAMVGGFGNWFVPIMIGAPDMAFPRMNNISFWLLIPAFLLLLGSTFVPGGSGLGAGTGWTVYAPLSTSGSVGPAVDLAILSLHLAGASSILGAINFITTIFNMRAPGMTLNKMPLFVWSMLVTAFLLLLSLPVLAAAITMLLTDRNFGSAFFNAAGGGDPVLYQHLFWFFGHPEVYIMILPGFGMISHIIATFSKKPVFGYLGMAYAMVAIGVVGFVVWAHHMFTVGLSVNMKMYFTAATMVIAVPTGIKIFSWIATMWGGSLTFKTPMVWALGFIFMFTVGGVTGVVLANGGVDDNMHDTYYVVAHFHYVLSLGAVFSIFAGFYYWFPKMSGRHYSELLGHLHFWVFFVGVNVLFFPMHFLGRQGMPRRYPDYPEAFAYWNEIASLGYAIMAAGMLIFFINIAYALVAGRRAEGNYWGEGATTLEWTLSSPPPFHQFETLPVIK
- a CDS encoding pyridoxine 5'-phosphate synthase → MTHHLRLGVNIDHVATIRNARGGDHPDPMRAVRIVQQAGGDGITVHLREDRRHIRDSDLDTIMAGATLPINLEMAATEEMLEIALRHKPHAACIVPEKREERTTEGGLDAAGMHNTLAPMVGRLTDAGIRVSLFIEPEARQIEAAMQLAAPVVELHTGRYAHLWLDEDAAGIEVELRRIADAAALCAKNGIEPHAGHGLTFDNVQPIAAIPQLAELNIGHYLIGEAIFDGLEASIRRMRQLMDEAR
- the lepB gene encoding signal peptidase I — protein: MEAQDARAPEAEKPVNWFEEIRGLFLLLLAVLAFHSLVAKPFYIPTMSMMPNLLVGDRLVVTKYPYGWSWVSVSFHLLPPMKGRIMGSTPEYGDIVIATPPGGSSDYIKRVIGRPGDTIEVRQGRVILNGKEVSRAVQPNLLLPVDTNSPCNASDFPMLKMRGADGKFYCELPIIRETLPNGVSYNTIDLGPDYPLDNYGPYKVPAGHVFLMGDNRDRSADSRASLEELGLGGAVPLENIGGRAEIVTFSLDGNTSWNPLSWWDSLRGDRAGTSLRPDKG
- the acpS gene encoding holo-ACP synthase → MIIGLGSDLCNIERIRNSLERFGTRFEKRVFTEVEQAKANRRPFTKAGTLAKRFAAKEAFSKAVGTGFKAGVFMKDIGVVNAPSGAPTLHLTGGAKARLDSMIPAGHSAVIHLTLTDDHPWAQAFVIIEARPVD